One genomic region from Oryzias melastigma strain HK-1 linkage group LG19, ASM292280v2, whole genome shotgun sequence encodes:
- the LOC112154057 gene encoding epidermal growth factor receptor kinase substrate 8-like protein 1 isoform X1 yields the protein MGFKRHLVNHLLTFSLQDGDVQSVEEAQARLSFLADNNKLWSQKMFLDIGGEAVHLRDVNTQEEVEQYTLKNIYRCDSINSDKHFPSMLLLVCQVTDQTKPDILFFSCETVRAEQVCEDITHAVSSSSTRGRNTPNSVRASPSGEMLDPQDIPTHPIAHAPNPPPVNPPPYPGLRAANGVNGGPDISFLRAEREVGILNHCFDDIEGFMGKLQQTADAALVLAQRKKKKKKSKKQSAEDEALAAKAQPPPAEEFVDIFQKFKYCFSLLARLKSTIVNPSSEELVHHVFKPLDMMVKTTGGPAMGASVSSPAMTNSAISLLQETLSEEEKTLWTSLGPNWTQPRSQLRGPVAPYAPVFLDGWKPEAVRADGQVWEDPVESQHKHEALLAKQEQQPPQSKRASERHNYDDMVALPPDAERLYSCSYDFIARNNSELSVQQGETLEVIESSKRWWKCRNRYNQIGFVPFNILEPVSHIENPTNGPPPAPALPPATAPPKTLLGVQPSPPALPRTASSSPQRPRALPSYSQAVQAGDETDKVMLVNDELLQRLTNGKANLNKPLVIPRSSETTVPLDYHSPSEEVAEWLRGKGFSEPTVKCLGVLTGAQLFSLNKDELRSVIPEEGTRVYSQLTVQKALLEDARRATELEAVMEKQKMKVDLKLESSTL from the exons caTCTTCTGACATTTTCACTCCAAGACGGGGATGTACAGAGTGTGGAGGAGGCGCAGGCACGTCTCTCTTTTTTGGCTGACAACAACAAACTTTGgagtcaaaaaatgtttttagatattGGCGGAGAAGCCGTTCACCTTCGAGATGTAAATACCCAG gaggaggtggagcaATACACTCTCAAAAACATCTACCGCTGTGACTCCATTAATAGTGATAAACATTTCCCCTCGATGCTTTTATTGGTGTGTCAAGTAACAGATCAGACTAAGCCCGACATCCTCTTCTTCAGCTGTGAAACTGTGAGG GCAGAGCAAGTCTGCGAGGACATCACGCATGCAGTTTCATCCTCCTCCACTAGAGGCAGGAACACTCCCAACTCTGTGAG GGCTTCTCCGAGCGGAGAGATGTTGGATCCCCAAGACATACCAACCCACCCGATCGCCCACGCTCCAAACCCCCCACCGGTCAACCCGCCACCATATCCTGGACTCAGAG CAGCGAATGGCGTAAACGGCGGCCCTGATATTTCTTTCCTGCGAGCGGAGAGAGAAGTG GGCATCCTCAATCACTGTTTTGATGACATTGAGGGTTTCATGGGCAAGCTGCAGCAGACGGCGGATGCTGCGCTGGTGCTAGCacagaggaaaaagaagaagaagaaaagtaaaaagcaaAGTGCTGAAG ATGAGGCGCTTGCTGCAAAGGCCCAACCTCCACCAGCCGAGGAATTTGTCGATATCTTTCAGAAATTCAAATATTGCTTCAGCCTCTTg GCTCGTCTAAAATCAACCATCGTCAATCCTTCGTCAGAGGAGCTGGTGCACCATGTGTTCAAACCTCTAGATATG ATGGTGAAAACAACCGGGGGGCCAGCTATGGGAGCCTCGGTGTCCAGCCCTGCCATGACCAACTCCGCCATTTCCCTGCTGCAAGAAACTCTGAGTGAGGAGGAGAAGACGCTGTGGACGTCTCTGGGCCCCAATTGGACGCAGCCGCG CTCTCAGCTCCGAGGACCTGTTGCTCCATACGCCCCTGTGTTCTTGGATGGGTGGAAGCCCGAAGCTGTGAGGGCGGACGGGCAGGTTTGGGAGGATCCGGTTGAGTCACAACACAAGCATGAGGCTCTCCTCGCAAAACAAGAG CAGCAGCCGCCTCAGTCCAAGCGTGCTTCAGAAAGACACAACTACGACGACAT GGTTGCTCTTCCTCCGGACGCAGAGAGACTCTACAGCTGCAGTTATGACTTCATAGCCAGGAACAACAGTGAGCTTTCAGTGCAACAAGGAGAGACTCTTgag GTGATCGAATCATCCAAACGTTGGTGGAAATGTCGCAACCGATACAACCAGATCGGATTTGTCCCTTTTAACATCCTAGAACCAGTGTCCCACATAGAAAACCCCACCAACGGACCCCCCCCT GCTCCAGCTCTACCTCCTGCTACTGCCCCACCCAAAACTCTCCTCGGAGTCCAACCCAGCCCTCCTGCCCTGCCCAGGACGGCCTCCTCCTCCCCTCAGCGCCCTCGCGCCCTACCCTCCTACAGTCAAGCCGTGCAAGCAGGAGATGAAACAGACAAAG TCATGCTGGTGAACGACGAGCTGCTGCAGAGGCTGACCAACGGAAAAGCCAACCTGAACAAACCGCTGGTCATCCCTCGTTCCTCAGAGACCACCGTTCCTCTGGATTATCATTCCCCTTCAGAGGAAGTTGCCGAGTGGCTCAGAGGGAAGGGCTTCAGTGAGCC aacggTGAAATGTCTGGGCGTGCTGACAGGAGCTCAACTGTTCTCCCTCAACAAAGACGAGCTGCGGTCGGTCATTCCAGAAGAGGGCACCAGAGTGTACAGCCAGCTCACCGTGCAGAAAGCACTGCTAGAG gatGCAAGAAGGGCGACTGAGTTGGAAGCCgtaatggagaaacaaaaaatgaaggttGATCTGAAGTTGGAGAGCAGCACTTTGTGA
- the LOC112154057 gene encoding epidermal growth factor receptor kinase substrate 8-like protein 1 isoform X2: MGFKRHLVNHLLTFSLQDGDVQSVEEAQARLSFLADNNKLWSQKMFLDIGGEAVHLRDVNTQEEVEQYTLKNIYRCDSINSDKHFPSMLLLVCQVTDQTKPDILFFSCETVRAEQVCEDITHAVSSSSTRGRNTPNSVRASPSGEMLDPQDIPTHPIAHAPNPPPVNPPPYPGLRANGVNGGPDISFLRAEREVGILNHCFDDIEGFMGKLQQTADAALVLAQRKKKKKKSKKQSAEDEALAAKAQPPPAEEFVDIFQKFKYCFSLLARLKSTIVNPSSEELVHHVFKPLDMMVKTTGGPAMGASVSSPAMTNSAISLLQETLSEEEKTLWTSLGPNWTQPRSQLRGPVAPYAPVFLDGWKPEAVRADGQVWEDPVESQHKHEALLAKQEQQPPQSKRASERHNYDDMVALPPDAERLYSCSYDFIARNNSELSVQQGETLEVIESSKRWWKCRNRYNQIGFVPFNILEPVSHIENPTNGPPPAPALPPATAPPKTLLGVQPSPPALPRTASSSPQRPRALPSYSQAVQAGDETDKVMLVNDELLQRLTNGKANLNKPLVIPRSSETTVPLDYHSPSEEVAEWLRGKGFSEPTVKCLGVLTGAQLFSLNKDELRSVIPEEGTRVYSQLTVQKALLEDARRATELEAVMEKQKMKVDLKLESSTL; encoded by the exons caTCTTCTGACATTTTCACTCCAAGACGGGGATGTACAGAGTGTGGAGGAGGCGCAGGCACGTCTCTCTTTTTTGGCTGACAACAACAAACTTTGgagtcaaaaaatgtttttagatattGGCGGAGAAGCCGTTCACCTTCGAGATGTAAATACCCAG gaggaggtggagcaATACACTCTCAAAAACATCTACCGCTGTGACTCCATTAATAGTGATAAACATTTCCCCTCGATGCTTTTATTGGTGTGTCAAGTAACAGATCAGACTAAGCCCGACATCCTCTTCTTCAGCTGTGAAACTGTGAGG GCAGAGCAAGTCTGCGAGGACATCACGCATGCAGTTTCATCCTCCTCCACTAGAGGCAGGAACACTCCCAACTCTGTGAG GGCTTCTCCGAGCGGAGAGATGTTGGATCCCCAAGACATACCAACCCACCCGATCGCCCACGCTCCAAACCCCCCACCGGTCAACCCGCCACCATATCCTGGACTCAGAG CGAATGGCGTAAACGGCGGCCCTGATATTTCTTTCCTGCGAGCGGAGAGAGAAGTG GGCATCCTCAATCACTGTTTTGATGACATTGAGGGTTTCATGGGCAAGCTGCAGCAGACGGCGGATGCTGCGCTGGTGCTAGCacagaggaaaaagaagaagaagaaaagtaaaaagcaaAGTGCTGAAG ATGAGGCGCTTGCTGCAAAGGCCCAACCTCCACCAGCCGAGGAATTTGTCGATATCTTTCAGAAATTCAAATATTGCTTCAGCCTCTTg GCTCGTCTAAAATCAACCATCGTCAATCCTTCGTCAGAGGAGCTGGTGCACCATGTGTTCAAACCTCTAGATATG ATGGTGAAAACAACCGGGGGGCCAGCTATGGGAGCCTCGGTGTCCAGCCCTGCCATGACCAACTCCGCCATTTCCCTGCTGCAAGAAACTCTGAGTGAGGAGGAGAAGACGCTGTGGACGTCTCTGGGCCCCAATTGGACGCAGCCGCG CTCTCAGCTCCGAGGACCTGTTGCTCCATACGCCCCTGTGTTCTTGGATGGGTGGAAGCCCGAAGCTGTGAGGGCGGACGGGCAGGTTTGGGAGGATCCGGTTGAGTCACAACACAAGCATGAGGCTCTCCTCGCAAAACAAGAG CAGCAGCCGCCTCAGTCCAAGCGTGCTTCAGAAAGACACAACTACGACGACAT GGTTGCTCTTCCTCCGGACGCAGAGAGACTCTACAGCTGCAGTTATGACTTCATAGCCAGGAACAACAGTGAGCTTTCAGTGCAACAAGGAGAGACTCTTgag GTGATCGAATCATCCAAACGTTGGTGGAAATGTCGCAACCGATACAACCAGATCGGATTTGTCCCTTTTAACATCCTAGAACCAGTGTCCCACATAGAAAACCCCACCAACGGACCCCCCCCT GCTCCAGCTCTACCTCCTGCTACTGCCCCACCCAAAACTCTCCTCGGAGTCCAACCCAGCCCTCCTGCCCTGCCCAGGACGGCCTCCTCCTCCCCTCAGCGCCCTCGCGCCCTACCCTCCTACAGTCAAGCCGTGCAAGCAGGAGATGAAACAGACAAAG TCATGCTGGTGAACGACGAGCTGCTGCAGAGGCTGACCAACGGAAAAGCCAACCTGAACAAACCGCTGGTCATCCCTCGTTCCTCAGAGACCACCGTTCCTCTGGATTATCATTCCCCTTCAGAGGAAGTTGCCGAGTGGCTCAGAGGGAAGGGCTTCAGTGAGCC aacggTGAAATGTCTGGGCGTGCTGACAGGAGCTCAACTGTTCTCCCTCAACAAAGACGAGCTGCGGTCGGTCATTCCAGAAGAGGGCACCAGAGTGTACAGCCAGCTCACCGTGCAGAAAGCACTGCTAGAG gatGCAAGAAGGGCGACTGAGTTGGAAGCCgtaatggagaaacaaaaaatgaaggttGATCTGAAGTTGGAGAGCAGCACTTTGTGA
- the LOC112154057 gene encoding epidermal growth factor receptor kinase substrate 8-like protein 1 isoform X3 has translation MGFKRHLVNHLLTFSLQDGDVQSVEEAQARLSFLADNNKLWSQKMFLDIGGEAVHLRDVNTQEEVEQYTLKNIYRCDSINSDKHFPSMLLLVCQVTDQTKPDILFFSCETVRAEQVCEDITHAVSSSSTRGRNTPNSVRASPSGEMLDPQDIPTHPIAHAPNPPPVNPPPYPGLRAANGVNGGPDISFLRAEREVGILNHCFDDIEGFMGKLQQTADAALVLAQRKKKKKKSKKQSAEDEALAAKAQPPPAEEFVDIFQKFKYCFSLLARLKSTIVNPSSEELVHHVFKPLDMMVKTTGGPAMGASVSSPAMTNSAISLLQETLSEEEKTLWTSLGPNWTQPRSQLRGPVAPYAPVFLDGWKPEAVRADGQVWEDPVESQHKHEALLAKQEQPPQSKRASERHNYDDMVALPPDAERLYSCSYDFIARNNSELSVQQGETLEVIESSKRWWKCRNRYNQIGFVPFNILEPVSHIENPTNGPPPAPALPPATAPPKTLLGVQPSPPALPRTASSSPQRPRALPSYSQAVQAGDETDKVMLVNDELLQRLTNGKANLNKPLVIPRSSETTVPLDYHSPSEEVAEWLRGKGFSEPTVKCLGVLTGAQLFSLNKDELRSVIPEEGTRVYSQLTVQKALLEDARRATELEAVMEKQKMKVDLKLESSTL, from the exons caTCTTCTGACATTTTCACTCCAAGACGGGGATGTACAGAGTGTGGAGGAGGCGCAGGCACGTCTCTCTTTTTTGGCTGACAACAACAAACTTTGgagtcaaaaaatgtttttagatattGGCGGAGAAGCCGTTCACCTTCGAGATGTAAATACCCAG gaggaggtggagcaATACACTCTCAAAAACATCTACCGCTGTGACTCCATTAATAGTGATAAACATTTCCCCTCGATGCTTTTATTGGTGTGTCAAGTAACAGATCAGACTAAGCCCGACATCCTCTTCTTCAGCTGTGAAACTGTGAGG GCAGAGCAAGTCTGCGAGGACATCACGCATGCAGTTTCATCCTCCTCCACTAGAGGCAGGAACACTCCCAACTCTGTGAG GGCTTCTCCGAGCGGAGAGATGTTGGATCCCCAAGACATACCAACCCACCCGATCGCCCACGCTCCAAACCCCCCACCGGTCAACCCGCCACCATATCCTGGACTCAGAG CAGCGAATGGCGTAAACGGCGGCCCTGATATTTCTTTCCTGCGAGCGGAGAGAGAAGTG GGCATCCTCAATCACTGTTTTGATGACATTGAGGGTTTCATGGGCAAGCTGCAGCAGACGGCGGATGCTGCGCTGGTGCTAGCacagaggaaaaagaagaagaagaaaagtaaaaagcaaAGTGCTGAAG ATGAGGCGCTTGCTGCAAAGGCCCAACCTCCACCAGCCGAGGAATTTGTCGATATCTTTCAGAAATTCAAATATTGCTTCAGCCTCTTg GCTCGTCTAAAATCAACCATCGTCAATCCTTCGTCAGAGGAGCTGGTGCACCATGTGTTCAAACCTCTAGATATG ATGGTGAAAACAACCGGGGGGCCAGCTATGGGAGCCTCGGTGTCCAGCCCTGCCATGACCAACTCCGCCATTTCCCTGCTGCAAGAAACTCTGAGTGAGGAGGAGAAGACGCTGTGGACGTCTCTGGGCCCCAATTGGACGCAGCCGCG CTCTCAGCTCCGAGGACCTGTTGCTCCATACGCCCCTGTGTTCTTGGATGGGTGGAAGCCCGAAGCTGTGAGGGCGGACGGGCAGGTTTGGGAGGATCCGGTTGAGTCACAACACAAGCATGAGGCTCTCCTCGCAAAACAAGAG CAGCCGCCTCAGTCCAAGCGTGCTTCAGAAAGACACAACTACGACGACAT GGTTGCTCTTCCTCCGGACGCAGAGAGACTCTACAGCTGCAGTTATGACTTCATAGCCAGGAACAACAGTGAGCTTTCAGTGCAACAAGGAGAGACTCTTgag GTGATCGAATCATCCAAACGTTGGTGGAAATGTCGCAACCGATACAACCAGATCGGATTTGTCCCTTTTAACATCCTAGAACCAGTGTCCCACATAGAAAACCCCACCAACGGACCCCCCCCT GCTCCAGCTCTACCTCCTGCTACTGCCCCACCCAAAACTCTCCTCGGAGTCCAACCCAGCCCTCCTGCCCTGCCCAGGACGGCCTCCTCCTCCCCTCAGCGCCCTCGCGCCCTACCCTCCTACAGTCAAGCCGTGCAAGCAGGAGATGAAACAGACAAAG TCATGCTGGTGAACGACGAGCTGCTGCAGAGGCTGACCAACGGAAAAGCCAACCTGAACAAACCGCTGGTCATCCCTCGTTCCTCAGAGACCACCGTTCCTCTGGATTATCATTCCCCTTCAGAGGAAGTTGCCGAGTGGCTCAGAGGGAAGGGCTTCAGTGAGCC aacggTGAAATGTCTGGGCGTGCTGACAGGAGCTCAACTGTTCTCCCTCAACAAAGACGAGCTGCGGTCGGTCATTCCAGAAGAGGGCACCAGAGTGTACAGCCAGCTCACCGTGCAGAAAGCACTGCTAGAG gatGCAAGAAGGGCGACTGAGTTGGAAGCCgtaatggagaaacaaaaaatgaaggttGATCTGAAGTTGGAGAGCAGCACTTTGTGA